A part of Blastopirellula marina genomic DNA contains:
- a CDS encoding sensor histidine kinase, whose amino-acid sequence MSYRSIKRVLGETNLERKCRFLYGTCLLLLITGSFWWYGQSTEQLVHSNNLSTGRHLVDAVLLKTHWKDDAGKTYGYDEHIQETGLDLEYVSYKWQVMTLDQADRELAATPHREERIHLPANEEEAEILRRLKEIQETRDKDIVEKFLRTPEPETREVADELAQVRPHNPEGNLIDYSPASEAYYDGENEEYIYYQPIYWKHNCAIACHNNNLQAAFPAGVLVENRLPFNVIKIIKKDAITQYALTKNRAYLLATAIITVALSMIALYLIVRYIIVKPLTHLRDVSDEVSQGHLDVRAEIFTGDEFEDLATSFNRMLAQLIDAQNKLTYVNRDLGGKVDQLAQANMQLYEMNCLKSDFLASMSHELRTPLNSILGFSDVLRGIDSLNDKQKRYVENIQKSGRLLLDMINDILDLAKIESGRMEVRATRFSVAAVVSGACDMVRSLTEEKNIDLICQVDSEEQPALQDQSKFQQILTNLLSNAIKFTPEGGRIGVRTQRIDNRMHLSVSDTGVGIAEEDREIIFEKFRQGSVSQGDTLTREYSGTGLGLSIVRELCQLLGGTVRVESELGKGSTFFVDIPWEIEEQPDIHENSFTSRIDEITKSKHGDFVKIHGSRLSESPETIDSSSGK is encoded by the coding sequence ATGTCCTATCGTTCCATCAAGCGCGTTCTCGGCGAGACCAATCTCGAACGAAAATGCCGTTTCCTCTACGGAACGTGCCTGTTGCTGCTGATTACTGGAAGCTTCTGGTGGTATGGGCAATCGACAGAACAGTTGGTGCACAGTAATAACCTCAGCACCGGTCGGCATTTGGTGGATGCGGTGTTACTCAAAACGCATTGGAAGGACGATGCCGGCAAGACTTACGGCTACGACGAACACATTCAAGAAACCGGCCTCGACCTTGAGTATGTCTCGTATAAGTGGCAGGTGATGACGCTTGATCAGGCCGATCGGGAATTAGCGGCGACACCCCATCGCGAGGAACGTATCCATCTTCCGGCCAACGAAGAAGAAGCAGAGATCTTGCGGCGGTTGAAGGAGATTCAGGAAACGCGCGATAAGGATATCGTTGAAAAATTCCTTCGTACGCCTGAACCGGAAACTCGAGAGGTGGCGGATGAACTGGCCCAGGTGCGTCCTCATAATCCGGAAGGGAATTTGATTGATTACTCACCTGCCTCGGAAGCTTATTACGACGGCGAGAACGAAGAGTACATTTATTATCAACCGATTTACTGGAAGCATAACTGTGCGATCGCTTGCCATAACAATAATCTTCAAGCGGCCTTCCCCGCTGGCGTGCTGGTCGAGAACCGGTTGCCGTTCAACGTGATCAAGATCATCAAGAAAGATGCGATCACGCAATACGCGTTGACCAAAAACCGAGCCTACTTGTTGGCGACTGCCATTATCACGGTCGCCTTGTCAATGATCGCGTTGTATTTGATCGTTCGCTATATCATTGTCAAACCGCTGACGCATCTAAGGGACGTTAGCGACGAGGTCAGTCAGGGGCACTTGGATGTGCGTGCCGAGATATTTACCGGCGACGAATTTGAAGACCTCGCCACGTCATTCAATCGTATGTTGGCTCAATTGATCGACGCGCAGAATAAGCTTACGTACGTCAACCGCGATCTGGGAGGTAAAGTCGATCAGTTGGCTCAAGCGAATATGCAACTGTACGAAATGAACTGCCTGAAGAGCGACTTCCTGGCCAGCATGAGCCACGAATTGCGAACGCCGCTCAACAGTATTCTGGGCTTCTCCGATGTCTTGCGTGGTATCGATAGCTTGAATGACAAGCAAAAGCGTTATGTCGAAAACATTCAGAAGTCAGGCCGATTATTGCTCGACATGATCAACGATATTCTTGACTTGGCAAAGATCGAGAGTGGCCGTATGGAAGTTCGCGCGACGCGATTTTCCGTCGCCGCGGTCGTGAGTGGGGCTTGCGACATGGTCCGCTCGTTGACCGAAGAGAAGAACATCGATCTTATTTGCCAGGTCGATTCCGAAGAACAGCCAGCCCTGCAGGATCAATCAAAGTTCCAGCAGATTCTGACCAATCTACTTTCCAATGCGATCAAGTTCACTCCCGAAGGTGGACGGATTGGTGTTCGGACACAGCGGATCGACAATCGAATGCATCTGTCGGTCAGCGACACGGGTGTGGGGATTGCTGAAGAGGACCGCGAAATCATCTTTGAGAAATTTCGCCAAGGGTCGGTTTCTCAAGGAGACACGCTCACCCGTGAGTATTCTGGCACTGGCCTCGGCTTATCGATCGTTCGAGAGCTTTGCCAATTGTTAGGGGGAACGGTGCGTGTCGAAAGCGAACTGGGCAAAGGAAGTACTTTCTTCGTCGACATTCCTTGGGAAATAGAAGAACAGCCGGACATTCACGAGAACTCGTTTACCTCGCGCATCGACGAAATCACGAAATCAAAGCATGGCGATTTCGTGAAAATTCACGGCTCGCGCTTGAGCGAATCGCCCGAGACAATTGATTCCTCGTCGGGCAAATAG
- the rnhA gene encoding ribonuclease HI, producing MAASTFEPEVLLYTDGACSGNPGPGGWAFILRHPGTGKEMEKSGGEKVTTNNRMELMAVIQGLQTLKRPCNIELFTDSVYVGKGISEWMPKWKKNNWRRKEGSQWKPVKNDDLWRQLDEQLEKHRVKYTRVAGHSGHPENDRCDELAVAAYQPYR from the coding sequence ATGGCGGCCTCCACCTTCGAGCCAGAAGTTCTTCTTTACACCGACGGAGCGTGTAGCGGTAACCCAGGACCTGGGGGCTGGGCGTTTATCTTGCGCCATCCGGGGACCGGAAAGGAAATGGAGAAATCAGGCGGCGAGAAGGTCACAACCAACAATCGCATGGAATTAATGGCCGTCATCCAAGGTCTGCAAACGCTGAAGCGCCCCTGCAATATCGAGCTCTTCACCGATAGCGTTTACGTCGGTAAAGGGATCTCGGAATGGATGCCCAAATGGAAAAAGAACAACTGGCGACGCAAAGAAGGCAGCCAGTGGAAGCCGGTTAAGAATGACGACTTGTGGCGGCAACTCGATGAACAGTTAGAAAAGCATCGCGTGAAGTATACCCGCGTTGCCGGTCACAGCGGCCATCCTGAAAACGATCGTTGCGATGAACTTGCCGTCGCCGCGTATCAGCCGTATCGGTAA
- a CDS encoding DUF4272 domain-containing protein yields MSSPPTLVNAYCTHRNPPQLDFPHQLLSHRNHHDSQLAPHLQEFIGFIWQGGQREMTETLYHVIQHLERVQNQYSLEIRPEHFDELGRWGQAANAVFLMQDFNVCDPAGKLLVSHTDGSCDDDAEVPYPQEAFQRKERITAELGKLDLHPYDGLPPVIAECEVNLRPADEVARRAIALMAVAVRAEKIAMKEPIPVAEIRELLAPAFDSFTPVEQEFMDASTPDEQAVIDHAWRYEALFVLQWALGHFDELNFPTAICSVPEVADDIFDRDLTMMIATAELRPTSEILDQVDRYFRLHWIARQPFLKGEPIPAGLDIGVIQERHHALNWLIRFGNADWDDVDCST; encoded by the coding sequence ATGAGCTCCCCTCCCACCTTGGTCAATGCATACTGCACGCATCGCAATCCTCCGCAACTCGATTTCCCTCACCAACTACTCAGTCACCGCAATCACCACGACTCGCAATTGGCGCCGCATCTACAAGAGTTCATCGGCTTCATTTGGCAAGGCGGACAGCGAGAAATGACCGAAACGCTCTATCATGTGATACAGCACCTGGAACGAGTACAGAATCAGTACAGCCTTGAAATTCGACCGGAACACTTCGACGAGTTGGGCCGCTGGGGTCAAGCCGCCAACGCCGTGTTCTTGATGCAAGACTTCAACGTCTGCGATCCAGCGGGCAAACTTCTCGTCTCGCACACCGACGGCAGTTGCGACGACGATGCGGAGGTTCCCTACCCACAAGAGGCTTTTCAGCGAAAAGAACGCATCACCGCCGAGCTTGGCAAACTTGACCTCCACCCGTACGACGGTCTGCCCCCCGTAATCGCCGAATGCGAAGTCAACTTGCGACCGGCCGACGAGGTCGCTCGCCGGGCGATTGCCTTGATGGCCGTCGCTGTCAGGGCCGAGAAGATCGCAATGAAAGAGCCGATTCCCGTTGCAGAGATCCGGGAACTGCTCGCCCCGGCATTTGACTCGTTTACACCTGTTGAACAGGAATTTATGGATGCGTCCACGCCTGACGAACAGGCGGTGATTGATCATGCCTGGCGATACGAAGCGTTGTTTGTCCTTCAATGGGCGCTTGGTCATTTCGACGAACTCAACTTTCCAACCGCAATCTGCAGCGTGCCAGAAGTTGCTGACGACATATTCGACCGTGATCTGACGATGATGATTGCCACGGCCGAACTACGCCCGACCAGCGAGATTCTAGACCAGGTCGATCGCTACTTCCGTCTCCACTGGATCGCCCGCCAGCCTTTTCTGAAAGGCGAACCGATCCCAGCCGGTCTCGATATTGGCGTGATTCAAGAGCGTCATCACGCATTGAATTGGCTCATTCGTTTCGGGAACGCCGATTGGGATGATGTCGATTGCTCGACCTAA
- the priA gene encoding primosomal protein N', with protein sequence MKNQKGLFGDDSTPWEQDDAQTGLVASVVMSTGPEKSFDYLVPDELVGEILPGRRVYVPLGRSNRRVMAYCVAVERKEYGQRKLKYVMAALDQQTLVSSHMLSMTQWMADYYLASWGQVLEAVIPAAVRGNAGTREVTLLSVPSQVAMQLATLKLTEKQQKVLSTLAAATKPMTPGDLADKCRVTQAPITTLRKKKLITSEVRRVSHAHFDDIDIERESAKTLSEDQAAALKTILDQVNASQPKPILLHGVTGSGKTEVYIQAIQNVIDQGKQAIVLVPEISLTPQTKQRFASRFDRIAVLHSHMSDVERHWQWKRIASGIVNVVVGARSAVFAPTPHLGMIILDEEHDTSFKQDSVPRYHAREVAAKRAELEKVPLILGTATPSLETFYRAKKGLYELISMPRRIGNRPLPAVRTVDMRYDKTTGYRGAISRQLYQSIQRTLQQDGQIILLLNRRGHSTHIQCPACGHIVKCPHCELPLTHHITDGSTVCHYCDFRSVAPRVCPDVKCGYSGIRFSGIGTQKLEQEVKSKFSSYPIIRMDSDTMKKPGSHEAALEKFRNQEVRILVGTQMIAKGLDFPNVTLVGVINADTALHFPDVRAGERTFQLITQVAGRTGRGDLGGEVLVQTLSPDHPAIEAATRHDYALFAERELPFRRDFQMTPFAHMVRIIARGPTQPSVELFMQQVSEEVGRFAAEKGGDISLQGPAPAPIEKLRGNYRYHLLLHSFDRQLMRGAVLHCREKITVPEDVLWIADVDPIDMM encoded by the coding sequence GTGAAGAATCAAAAAGGACTCTTCGGCGACGATTCTACCCCCTGGGAGCAGGACGATGCTCAGACAGGGCTCGTGGCTTCTGTGGTCATGTCGACCGGACCCGAAAAGTCGTTCGACTATCTGGTCCCTGACGAGCTTGTTGGCGAGATCTTACCTGGGCGTCGGGTTTATGTTCCCTTAGGGCGTTCCAATCGCCGCGTGATGGCGTATTGCGTTGCGGTTGAGCGGAAAGAATATGGCCAACGTAAGCTTAAGTACGTCATGGCGGCGCTCGATCAGCAAACGTTGGTTTCGTCCCATATGCTGTCGATGACCCAGTGGATGGCTGATTATTACTTGGCTAGTTGGGGACAAGTGTTGGAAGCAGTTATTCCTGCCGCCGTTCGTGGCAATGCGGGAACGCGGGAAGTAACTCTATTGAGTGTTCCGTCCCAAGTGGCCATGCAGCTGGCAACCCTCAAGCTGACGGAAAAGCAGCAGAAAGTCTTAAGCACATTGGCCGCTGCGACCAAGCCGATGACCCCCGGCGACCTGGCCGACAAATGTCGCGTGACCCAAGCCCCCATCACAACGCTGCGGAAAAAGAAGTTGATCACGTCGGAAGTACGCCGCGTGAGTCATGCCCACTTCGACGATATCGACATCGAGCGTGAATCGGCCAAGACGCTGAGCGAAGATCAAGCGGCTGCCTTGAAGACAATTCTCGATCAGGTAAACGCTTCACAACCTAAGCCCATTCTGTTGCATGGGGTAACGGGTAGCGGAAAGACAGAGGTCTATATCCAGGCCATTCAAAACGTGATCGACCAAGGCAAACAGGCAATCGTCCTCGTGCCGGAGATCAGTCTCACGCCGCAAACCAAGCAGCGGTTTGCTTCCCGCTTCGATCGTATCGCGGTACTACATAGCCACATGAGCGATGTTGAACGGCATTGGCAGTGGAAACGGATTGCTTCAGGGATCGTTAATGTCGTGGTCGGTGCTCGAAGTGCGGTGTTCGCCCCGACACCTCATTTGGGCATGATCATTCTGGACGAAGAGCACGACACATCGTTCAAGCAAGATTCGGTACCACGATATCATGCGCGCGAGGTCGCGGCGAAGCGAGCTGAGTTGGAGAAAGTGCCGCTGATTCTCGGTACTGCGACGCCTTCGCTAGAGACCTTCTATCGGGCTAAGAAGGGGCTGTATGAACTAATCAGCATGCCGCGGCGAATTGGAAATCGCCCCCTTCCCGCGGTTCGCACCGTCGACATGCGATATGACAAGACAACCGGTTATCGCGGGGCGATCAGCCGCCAGCTATATCAGTCGATTCAACGAACGTTGCAGCAAGACGGACAAATCATTCTGCTGCTAAACCGCCGCGGGCACAGCACGCATATTCAATGTCCCGCGTGTGGGCACATTGTGAAATGTCCGCACTGCGAGCTTCCGTTGACGCATCACATTACCGACGGCAGCACGGTTTGCCACTATTGTGATTTCCGTAGCGTCGCTCCACGAGTCTGTCCGGACGTTAAGTGTGGCTATTCTGGTATTCGATTTTCGGGCATCGGAACGCAAAAGCTGGAGCAAGAGGTCAAATCGAAATTCAGTTCGTACCCGATCATTCGAATGGACTCGGATACGATGAAGAAGCCGGGATCACACGAAGCGGCTCTGGAGAAGTTTCGCAATCAGGAAGTGCGGATTTTGGTCGGGACCCAGATGATCGCGAAAGGGCTCGACTTTCCGAACGTGACGCTGGTCGGCGTGATTAATGCCGACACAGCCCTGCATTTTCCTGACGTGCGGGCCGGCGAGCGGACGTTCCAATTGATTACTCAGGTTGCCGGCCGCACTGGACGTGGTGACCTGGGAGGCGAGGTGTTGGTACAGACCCTCAGCCCGGATCATCCCGCGATCGAGGCGGCAACCCGGCATGATTATGCTTTGTTCGCCGAACGCGAGCTTCCGTTCCGTCGTGATTTTCAAATGACCCCGTTTGCCCACATGGTGAGAATTATCGCGCGTGGCCCCACTCAGCCTTCGGTTGAGCTATTCATGCAGCAAGTGTCCGAAGAGGTAGGGCGATTCGCCGCAGAGAAGGGGGGAGATATCTCCCTTCAAGGTCCCGCCCCTGCTCCGATCGAAAAGCTGCGGGGTAACTACCGCTATCACCTGCTTTTACACAGCTTTGATCGCCAATTGATGCGGGGGGCGGTGCTGCATTGTCGTGAGAAAATTACCGTTCCCGAGGATGTTTTGTGGATCGCCGATGTCGATCCAATCGACATGATGTAG
- the recG gene encoding ATP-dependent DNA helicase RecG → MPDSRASTPLERLRTPVQFLKGVGPQRAEKLARLQLYTALDLIFFFPRDYQDLRELVAVEDLIEDEPASISGVIEQVDFRGTGPGRSILGVLVRDNQAYLRAIWFNQPFMRKRFHEGQHVVVSGKPRFEGNRWEMAHPVVDIMEMGEIPEGGKVLPVYPLTEGIRQGVMRKMVHAALDAFGSDLEEVLPESFLEQHELLTIHEALNKIHRPQAREETDVARKRFIYQELLVLQLAMSLRKHQLNDRRSAIPIPVDFRVDERIRRLLPFELTEDQNQAIHEISHDLGRTIPMNRLLQGDVGTGKTMVSVYAMLAAVAAKSQAALMAPTEVLAKQHARTLTKLLSHAKVRIGVLTGSLSDKERENLLKQVAAGEIDLLIGTQAIIATEITFKKLGLVIIDEQHKFGVRQRAALRSAGSDPHYLVMTATPIPRTVALGMFGDLDLSTIRKAPPGRQTVNTYIADEDQRAKWWDFFRKKLREGRQGYVIAPLVDETQREDTLGGVEQLLEHLANGELEEFRLEMLHGRMPPAEKDAVMQRFARHEIDVLIATTVVEVGVDVPNAVLMTIESGERFGLAQLHQLRGRISRGQHPGYLCVFANPATDASKERLQAFAGTTDGFELAEVDFQLRGPGDLFGWKQHGMPPLRIADLQRDGELLAKARQDAFSITDTDPNLAGAKWEKLRRMVMIRYGKSLDIGDLG, encoded by the coding sequence ATGCCAGATAGCCGTGCTTCGACACCTCTGGAACGTCTGCGGACGCCGGTTCAGTTCCTGAAAGGAGTTGGACCGCAGCGCGCTGAGAAACTTGCTCGGTTGCAACTCTACACGGCGCTGGATCTGATCTTTTTCTTTCCCCGAGACTACCAAGACCTGCGGGAACTGGTTGCCGTGGAAGATCTGATCGAAGACGAGCCTGCTTCCATCTCCGGCGTGATCGAGCAAGTCGACTTTCGCGGAACTGGGCCAGGTCGATCTATTCTTGGCGTCCTGGTCCGTGACAATCAGGCCTATCTCCGCGCCATTTGGTTCAATCAGCCCTTTATGCGAAAGCGGTTTCACGAAGGCCAACACGTTGTCGTTTCCGGCAAGCCACGTTTCGAGGGCAATCGCTGGGAGATGGCCCATCCGGTAGTGGACATCATGGAGATGGGGGAGATCCCAGAGGGAGGCAAGGTCCTTCCCGTCTATCCGCTGACCGAAGGAATTCGCCAAGGCGTAATGCGGAAAATGGTTCACGCGGCGCTCGATGCGTTTGGAAGTGATTTGGAGGAGGTGCTTCCCGAGTCATTCTTAGAGCAGCACGAGTTGCTAACGATTCACGAGGCTCTCAATAAAATTCATCGACCGCAAGCTCGCGAAGAAACGGACGTGGCTCGGAAGCGATTCATCTACCAGGAATTGCTTGTCTTGCAGTTGGCCATGTCACTGCGCAAACATCAATTGAACGATCGCCGCAGTGCCATTCCGATTCCGGTTGATTTCCGAGTGGATGAACGGATCCGTCGACTTCTTCCGTTTGAATTAACCGAAGATCAGAATCAAGCGATCCACGAAATCAGTCACGATCTGGGGCGCACCATTCCCATGAATCGGCTGCTACAAGGGGACGTCGGAACTGGCAAGACAATGGTATCTGTCTATGCCATGTTAGCTGCCGTCGCAGCCAAGTCACAGGCCGCGCTGATGGCCCCGACCGAGGTGTTGGCTAAACAGCATGCCCGCACCCTTACCAAATTGCTGAGCCACGCCAAGGTGCGAATTGGCGTGCTGACAGGATCGTTATCCGATAAAGAACGAGAGAACTTGCTGAAGCAAGTTGCAGCCGGAGAGATCGATCTTCTGATCGGTACCCAGGCAATCATTGCCACCGAGATCACTTTCAAAAAGCTGGGCTTGGTCATCATTGACGAGCAGCACAAGTTTGGTGTGCGACAGCGAGCGGCACTGCGGAGTGCCGGCAGCGATCCACATTACCTGGTGATGACCGCTACGCCGATTCCCCGGACGGTCGCCCTTGGAATGTTTGGCGATCTCGATTTGTCGACCATTCGCAAGGCTCCTCCTGGGCGGCAAACCGTGAACACGTACATCGCTGACGAAGATCAGAGGGCCAAGTGGTGGGACTTCTTTCGCAAGAAGTTGCGTGAAGGACGGCAAGGCTACGTGATCGCGCCCTTGGTCGACGAGACGCAGCGGGAAGATACGCTTGGTGGCGTGGAGCAATTGTTGGAACATTTAGCCAACGGCGAACTCGAAGAGTTCCGTCTCGAGATGCTTCACGGCAGAATGCCACCCGCGGAGAAAGATGCCGTGATGCAGCGATTCGCCCGTCACGAAATCGATGTGTTGATCGCCACCACTGTGGTGGAAGTGGGCGTGGACGTTCCCAATGCCGTGCTGATGACGATCGAAAGCGGGGAACGTTTTGGACTGGCTCAGCTTCATCAATTACGAGGACGGATTAGCCGTGGTCAGCATCCCGGCTATCTGTGTGTTTTCGCCAACCCGGCAACCGATGCCTCGAAAGAGCGTCTACAGGCGTTTGCCGGCACCACCGATGGCTTTGAATTGGCCGAAGTCGACTTTCAGCTGCGCGGGCCCGGCGATCTGTTCGGCTGGAAGCAACACGGGATGCCACCACTACGCATTGCGGACTTGCAGCGCGATGGCGAACTGTTAGCAAAAGCTCGCCAAGATGCATTTTCGATTACCGACACCGACCCCAACCTGGCCGGGGCCAAGTGGGAAAAGCTGCGGCGAATGGTGATGATTCGCTATGGAAAGTCGCTTGATATTGGCGACTTGGGATGA